The Synergistaceae bacterium DNA window GGCTCTGGCAGAACATTTGGCGGCGCAGGGGAGAAGAGGCCGATGCTTCTCCTTCCCTGCCCGTTCTCGCGGCGGAGGAATGGAGAAAGGCTCTGGAACTTCACGAAGATTACGCCGGCTTCACGCGTTTCCTGTCCGACCGGCGGCTGAAGCGGACGCTCAAAAACCTTGAATTTTACATGGCCCGACTCGCCCAAACGCAGCAGGACATTCTGGATCGCCTTGAGGCGTCGGGGATCAGACATAAAATACTCTACATGGAAGAGGAGCTTTCCCTGTCCGCCCAAATTGACGGGGCCGTCTTTTCCGGGAGATGCGACCGGGTGGAGATGCTGGACGAAGGCCAAATCGTCATTCTGGACTATAAACTCGGAAAAGGCGGAACCTACGAAAAATCCCTCCCCCGTCTCACCGAGCGGCCCTGGCTGCCTCCTGAGCTTTTGGAGGGTCGGGAGGCGTTTCGCTTCGGACTTCAGCTTTCGGCCTACGCCCTGATGTACGGCCGGCAGTTTCCCGACCACAGAATGGCGGGAGTGGGATTTCTCGGCCACAAAGACGGAGCTCTGGCGGGGACCTTCGCGACCCAAAGCCTCGCCGACTGCTATCTCCCCAGGGCAAAGCCGGTTTCTCCGGAAGAGCGGATCGCCGAGGCCGAAACCGCCCTTCGATGCGCCGCCGCAATTCTCAGAGAGGGCCGGTACGAGCCCTTCTTTGACGCGGAATCCTGCAGCTATTGCGACATGAAAGGCATTTGCCGAAAGAGTGAACTGCGCGGCGAATCCCAGGGAGAAACTTCATCGGAAATGGAGTCGGAAGACGAGCCTGAAACGGAGGAACGGAATGAGCGAACGGAAAACTGACTGGCTGCCTCTTCTTCTGCCGGAGGGAACTCCGGAGGGACAGGTTCGCGCCGTGACCTGCGACGACGCCCTGATCACCGTCGGCGCCGGAGCGGGGACGGGAAAAACCTGGGTTCTCTCCACCCGCTACGCGCGTTTGCTGTTCTCGGATTCGGACTGTCTGCCGCAGAATATTCTGACCCTGACTTTCACCGAGGCGGCGGCCAGAGAAATGCAGGAACGCATACGGAAACGGGCCTTCGCTCTCATGCCGCTGCTGTCTCCGGAAAACTTCTCCCGGGAAGAGCGACAGGCGCTGGAGGAGGGGTTCGACGAAACCTGGATCTCCACCATACACTCTTTCGCCGCGCGCCTCATCCGGGAGTCCGGCCTCGCCCTCGACGTGGACCCCCGTTCTTCCGTCATCAGCGACCCCCAGAAAGAAAAATTCCGGGAAAACCTGAAACAGGCCCTGGACGCACTGGACCTGAGAACCTTTGTGGCCTCCTGCGGCAGCAGAAACCTTCTCGACGCGGCGGAAAGGCTGGAGAGCGACCCCATACTGATCGCCGCTCTGGAGAAATGGCAGCCGGACACGCTTTGCAACCTGGCTGTCAACGTGACGGAGCTGCACTCCAGCCTGGGACACTCATGGCAAACCCTGACGGAATGGGCGAAAGGAGCCGAGAGAGAGGACGACCCCAGAGCAAAATCCATGTCCAACGCCCTGAGAGACCTGCTGCAACCCCGCTGGGACGAAGCCTGGCAGCTCTGGCGCTCCGTTTTCGGAGAATTTGGAGGCGACATCCTGGACGCACGGGACGCGGTGCTCCGTAAAGCCACGGGAAAGGGAAAAAGTCCGGTTCTGGCTCTGGCGATGCTGCTGGAAAAATGGGGAAAAGACCTGCGACTCGACGAAAACGCTTCCGGCGACGACCCGACAGCCATAGAACGACGACGGCTGTTTTACACGGACCTGTGTGAAAACCTCTCCGGAGGAAGGTCGACGCTCTTCGGAGCTATCGGCGAGCGCCTGGGACAAAGCATCACGAGCTGGAAAAACGCCCAGAAAAAATGGCGGGAACTTTCGAAAATTTCTCCGGAGGCTCCCCTGCCCGAAGCTGAACGCCGTCTGCGGGCCGTGCTTCTGCGTCTTTCCGCCCTGGCCTGGGAGAGCTGGGACGGGATGAAGCGACGCCGGAGCCTTCTTTCCTTCACGGACATGATTCGCTTTGCCGCCTCCTCCATCGGCGCGGACGAACGACTAAAGGGCTTCAAACACATTTTGATCGACGAATTTCAGGATACGGATCCCCTGCAAAACTCCCTGATTCGCGACCTTCAGACGAAGGAAGGGGCAAAACTGTTCGTCGTCGGCGATCCGAAACAGGCCATCTACCGCTTCCGCCACGCCGACCTGACTCTTTTCGCCGATACCGTGCTGCAAAGCCGAAGTTCGGGGAGCGACATCACCCTGAACGTCAGCTTCAGAACCCGCTCGTCGCTTCTGCGGCCGATCAACTCCCTTTTCGCCCACATCTGGGAAAAGGGCCTCGGTGCGGGAGAGCGGATGAGCCGTCTGAAGTTCGAGCCCCTTGATCCCCCGTCCGCCCCCCATCCCAACCGCGACCTCTCCACCGTCACCCCCTTTACCCTGCTTCTGGCCGTCAGGCAGGGCCGGAGTTCACGCGAGACCCGGAAGCGACTGGCGCGGAATCTGGCTCGGATTTTTACCCGCTGGATCGAGGAGGGACGTACCGTGTGGGACGGGCGCAACGAGGTTCTCCGCCCCGTAAGCTGGAAGGACTTCGCCATCCTGACCCCGACCCGTGGGGAGTATGAAACTCTGGAAGACATGTTCACCAAGGAGAACATCCCCGTCGTCTTCGAGAGCAACTCCAGTTATTTTTCCCGGGGAGAAATCACCGACGTGGTCAACACCATGCGGGCGGCTGCCTTTCCCTCCGACGAAACGGCGTTTGCGGGCTGGCTTTCCTCTCCTTTTTCCGGCGTCTCCCGCTCCGATGCCACGACCTGCCTGAATCTTCACGCCACGACCGCGCGAATGGGAGAAATTTCCCTGCTCGACGTGGTTCAGGAACGTTTTCCCGAAGCTGTGGAACGGCTGGAGCATCTCCGGCGTCTTGGAAACCTGAGAGGGCCTTCCGCCCTGCTGTCCAGCCTTCTGGAGAACAGAAACTGGCTCGCCGCCTTCAGACGGGATCAGCGCCTTCGGGTGGTCAGCAACGTCACCAAGGCGATTTCCATGGCTGCCGGATACGAAAGCGGGGTCTCTCCAAGCCTCGCCGGCTGCACCCAATGGCTGGACACGGCCCTTCGCAACGCGCAGACCTCCGAGGAAGCGCCCTGGATGGATCCGGACGCAGACGCCGTTCACGTGCTGACGATCCACAGCTCCAAGGGGCTCGAATTTCCCGTGGTGGCCGTCATGGCCATGGATCGGGGCGTCGGCGGCAAGGGAAACAGCGCAACTCTGGCCCCTTCCAAAACAATGGGGGTCGTGTTGTCGGCCATCCCCGACATGATGCGGAACACGGACGGCATGGAGGCGGAGGAGGAACTTCCCCGCTCCCTGAAGCAGGAACGGGCGCTTTCGGCCCAAAGCGAACTGGAGGAAAGCACCCGCCTCTTTTACGTGGCGACGACCCGAGCCAGGGACGCTTTGATTCTCTGCGGCGCCGTTTCCGAAAACAAAGACGGCGAGCGATCGGTGAAACAGGACACCTGGCTGGAACACACGCTCGACTGGCTGGGAAGGGAGCAGGGCTGCGACTGGCAGGACCTCGAAGGCCCTCCCCTCGTCTGGGCAGAGGATGAGGAAGAAGGAGAAACGGGGAAAACGCGGTCCTCCGGCGTTACCATAAGAACTTTCGAAAAAGTTGAACAGAATGTCCCCTCCCCTCGTCTGACACTGCCCGACTCGGAAGAAATCTCCCTTTCCAGCCTCTCGGCCACTTCCTACGCTCTGTTCGAATGGTGTCCCTTCGCCTGGCGGCGACGGCATCGGCAGGGACTGGACCTGCGATGGGAGGCTCCCGACGAACCCGGAGACGTTCCAGGGGGATCCCGGCTGGGGACCCTGGCCCATTGGATTCTGGCGGAATGGGATCTGACCCCGAAGGGGCTGGAGAAATGGCTGGACAATTCCGCCGCCCCCCTTCGCCTGCCGGCGGATTTGCGCGACACCTGGCGAAACGCCAGAAATCGGGAAGCACTGAGAAGCTGGCTCATGGACCTGACCCGATCCGAGGAGGGACGTCTCATTGCAGAGGCGGCTCGAAGCGGCAGCCTTCGCAGAGAAGCTCCCTTCTGCGTTTCCATCGGCGGGGACGCCGGCCATCTGTACCTCGTGGGAGCGATCGACGCCCTGTGGCGAGACTCCCGCAACCAGTGGTTCGTCAGAGATTACAAGATCACCCTGTCGGACAACGCGCCGGCAGAGCTTTACCGTGCCCAGCTCGGTTTTTACGCGCTTGTCGTGAAACTTCTGGCGAAAAAACAGGGGCTTCCCTTCGAAGGCGTCGACGTTGGGCTCGTCTTCCTGCGAGAGGGTGGCCGCTCCGGCGATGCCCGACGTTTCTCGAAAAACGACGACTGGGCAACAATGGAAGAACATATTCGCCTCGCCGCTCAGACCACCGTCCGGGGGGACTGGATTCCAAGGCGGGAACACTGCCGTTTCTGCCCCTGGAAAAAAGGCTGCGGCAAAACAAAAAAATAACCCCAACACCTCTATAAAATGCAAAAGGGACGGAAAAGAAAGGAACAGAAAGGACATGGAAAAACAAAACACGGAAACGCAAAAATCGGCCAAACAGGAGCACACCACCCATCTTGCGGCTGGCAGCCTCGTCAGCAAGGCCGACTCTCGAATAGAGTTTCGGGGACGCCTCGACAGTCTGTGCGCCCTGGTTGTGGAGCTTCAGATCCGTTTTCTGAAAAACGGCTGTCCGGAGGCCGCGGAAGAGCTGGAAGCGGTCCGGTTGAGGCTGGTGGACCTCCTGATCTGCGACGTCACAGAGAAACCCTGCGAAAAAGCCGATCTGTGGGGATTTTCCGCGGAAGAACTGCATAAACGTTCCCACTATCCCGAAAAATACTACGGGATCGGACACATCCGGCCCCACTTCAGCATGGGAGACACGGCCTCGGGCCTGAACCTCCTCAGAACTCAGGTGCGAGAGGCAGAGGTTGCCGCCTGCCGCGCCTTCGAGACGGGAAGCGGCGTGGAGCGTCCGGACATTGTCGAGTTTCTCAACCGTCTCAGCAGCGCCCTTTACGTTCTGACCTACAAATACCTCCCAAAGGGTTACGATAAGATCGTACAGTTTTGAGAACCGAGATACATTTTATGATGTTGTGGTTCTGCGCATATTGTAATACTATAAGAATTACAGGAGGTGGTAGTTATGAGTACAGTAAATATCAACATACGCACGGACAGCGACATCAAAGCGCAGGCCCAGCAGATTTTCGAAACGCTTGGGTTGGACATGACGACGGCAATCAATCTGTTCCTGCGCCAGACGGTGCGCGAGCGCGACCTGCCGTTTGTTCTGTCTGCAAAGCCGGCCTCCGTGAAAAAAAGCAGGGCGCTCGCTTACGGCCGCGGGAGCATGAAAGGAAAGATGTGGGTTTCCGACGACTTCGACGCCCCGATTGACGACTTCAAAGAGTACATGGAATGAAATACCTGCTCGACACTCATACTGTTCTCTGGTTTTTTGAGGATTCGAAACAGTTGTCTGAAAAGGCGGCGGGCGTGATTGAGGACAGCGATCCCGATAACGGCATAGTAATAAGCGTAGCGTCCCTTTGGGAGTTCACAATCAAACGCAGCCTCGGCAAACTCCACTTCGACGGCGGCGTGACAAATCTCTACGCCATGATTGAGACAAATGGATGGACTGTGCTTCCCATCGCTCAATCGCATTTGGAGAGCCTGTCCGATCTGCCGCCTATACATCGCGACCCTTTTGACAGATTGCTCGTTGCGACTGCAAAGTCCGAGAGAATGTCGATAGTTACAACCGACAGAAACATTCCCCGATACGGCGTGCCCTGCGTATGGTAGCGCGATTACGAAATTGCCCGAAAAAAATTTCCAAACGGCGTCTATAACACTCGATTGAAAGCATATCGGTTTCACTTCAGTTTTATGGCTTTTTCCAGCAGTCGAATATCCGCGCGGATGTGTCTGATGGAGTCTTCGAGGCGTTTTCGATCTTCCAGTTGCTTTCACACCGTACCGATTTTTACCGGCTCTTTACCCAAATAAGTCATTTTAGTGCGCTTTCCGTCCCGAAACGAAAGGGCGTAGATGATTGTAAAACATCGTTTTTAAAAATATTTTTTTTCGTGAATTTTTGTTTTGGAGACCCTGGAGTTTTATACCCTTACTGGAGGCGTATCCAACAGTAAATTTTCTTTATTATACATTGCTGCTGGTGAACGCATTATTTATCTTCCGCGATGACTGCCGGTGTTTTCATGAGATGGCCGGTCAGACATGTGTTGTTTATATAGTTTGATAAGTTAAATCAATTTTATTTTCAGGCAGAAATCGTACAGCAACTTCGCGAACAACAGCACCATGACAAAGGCCATCAGAGGCCTGACAAATTTCGCCCCGCGGGTTATTGCGCAGCGGGCTCCAAACCGACCGCCGGCTATGGAAAACAGCGCGCAGGGAACAGCGACTTCCCAAACCACCCGGCTCTCCGCCACAAACGTGAGCAGCGCAGCCAGATTCGCCGCCAGGTTGACCAGACGGGCCGTCCCACAGGCCGTGAGAAGCTCCATCCCCAATAAAAAATTGAAGGCCAGGATCAAAAACGTGCCGGACCCCGGCCCAAAAAAGCCCTCGTAGGCGCCGATGACCAACCCGATGAGAAAAGACAGAAACCTCTTTTTTTCCGCTTCCGCATTTTCCGCCAGGGCCATAGCGGGACTCTCCTCAGTCGGAGCATTTCTCCGGCAGAGCAGTGTGAAGGTTCCCACAATGGGCAAAAGCACCAGAAGCGTCACCCGAAGAACCTCATCGCTCAAAAAAAGGACCAGCCTCGCCCCCAGCCAGGAGCCTCCCAGCGCGCCGGCAGCGGCGAAACACGCCACAGGGAGGGAGATTTTTCCGCTCCTGAAATAACGGATGGAGGAAGAAAGCGCTGCCGCACCCGAGGTGAATTTGTTGGTTCCATAGGCAAAATGCACGGGAAACCCCGCGGCCAGCCAGGAAGGGATGGAAATGAGCCCTCCTCCGCCGGCCACGGAGTCCACAAAAGAGGCCAGAAAAAGCATGGGGCACAGAATCAAATAAGTGTGCAGAGACACGAACTCCGAACCTGGAAAATTCAAGCTGCCCTCACGCCTCCTTATATTTCGACGTTCAGCCTTTTGTTACCGTTTCGAACTCGCGTCGCACTTTTTCCCTGAGTTCTTCGCTCACGAGGTATTCGAGGGCCACGGCGCCCATGGCTTTGGCCGCGGACAGCATGGCCTCCCGGGCTTCCTCCGAATTGGAAGCCTCGCAAAATTCTCGCGTGTGGCCCGTAAGCGTCTCGGGGCCGATTTTAAAATACGGCGCGAGAAGAGGACGAACGCAGCTCACGTTGCCCGCGTCCCATCCATAGCCGCGGGTGTCCGACGCCCTGAAGGGCATACCGAGGACTTTCAGCGCCTCCGCCATGACCAGTCCCAGTTCGTGATTCGGGCGCGTATCCTCGTAAAAATTCTCCGGAATTTTCGTTTCAAAGGTGCAGCCCGTCACCAGCGCGGCAGCTTCAACGCTGTTGGTAACCACCTTCAGGACTCTTTTGAGGTTGGCGGACGTTCGGCCCCGAATGCTGAACTTCATTCTGCACAGGTCGGGAATCGTGTTGGGCATGGAGCTGCTTTCCACGACGACCCCGTTGACGATATCGCCCGCCAGATTGTGCTGCCTCATGGCATTGATATTGTTCAGGGTGAGCATTCCGGCCGTCAGGGCGTTCACCCCTTTTTCCGGCGACCCGCCGGCGTGGGCGGGCTGTCCCCTGAAGGTCACCTCCAGAGCCATTGTGGCGGCCAGAGAGCGCTCTATGACGGTCTCGTTTTCCCCGTGGGCGGTAAAGGCGCAGTCCACGCGCTCAAAGTAACCTTTTTTGAGCAAAGTCACCTTTCCTCCATAATTGGGGACGGTTCCCTCCTCGGCGGGAGAGCCCAAAACCTGAACCTCGCCTCCCGTTTCCTTCAGAAATCCGCGCAAAGCGATGGCGGCCCCCAGGGCGGAACAGCAAAAAAGATTGTGCCCGCAGGCATGTCCCAGTTCGGGCAGAGCGTCGTACTCGGCGATAAACGCCACGGTGGGACCTTTTTTATCCGACCGGAAAGATCCCCTGAAGGCCGTTTTCATGCCGCCGCTGTTTCTCTCCACCTCGAAGCCGTTCGATTCGAGGACGCCGCACAGAAGATCGGCAGCCATAAACTCCTGATGTCCTATTTCCGGATTTTCCCATATTTTCGAGGAGGTTTTGACGAGGACATCTCTGAGTTTTTCCACCTCCTCAAAAAGCGCGCGCCAGTCTTTCTCCGAAAGCATATTCGGTCTCCCTTCACTTACTTCCCATTTTTCTATTTCTTCAGAGCAGAACGGGCGCTCCAGGGCCCAGAGGCAGGTTCAACAGATAGAACCCGATCAGCAGAAGGGTCCAGGAGATCATGAAGAAAATCGCGTAGGGAATCATGATGGAGATGATCGTTCCCAGTCCCGCTTTTTTGTCGTAGCGCTGGGCGCAGATAATGATAAACGGCATGAAGGGCTCCAGCGGGGAGACGCAGTTGGTCACGGAATCCGCCACGCGATAGGCGGCCTGCGTCAGGTAGGGAGAGAAATTCAGCTTCATGAACATCGGCACGAAAATCGGCGCCAGTATGGCCCACTTGGCGGAGGCGCTGCCGATCAGGAAGTTGATCAGCGCCGCCAGAATAATGAACGCAACGATCAGAGGAACGCCGATGAATCCGCTGGACTGCAGGTAATCCGCGCCCTTAACGGCCAGAAGAAGGCCCAGGTTCGTGTAGGAGAAATATTCGACAAACTGCGCCGCGAAGAAGCACAGGACGATAAATCCCGCGAAGCCCTTCATCGACTCCGTCATATGTTTGATGACGTCTCCTGAATTTCGGATCGTCCCCGCCGTGATTCCATAGGCCAGCGCCACGAGGAAAAACCACAAAAACAGGATCGGCACCATCGACGAAAGGAAGGGAGAGGGAACAATGGTTTTCAGTTTGGGATCTCTGAGAATGCCGTCGGCAGGAACCACCATCAGCGCGATGACGCAGACGTAGAGCAGAGTGACGATCAGGGCATTCCGCATTCCCCTTCGTTCTGCCTCCGTCACCTCCATCAGGGCCGTATCCTCGTCCCTCACCTCGCCGCCTGAGCCGTCGTAGGTTCCAAGGCTCGGCTCAACGAGTTTTTCCGTGATGAAGACCCCCACGACGGTGAGCACGATCGTCGCCAGAAACATGAAATACCAGTTGACCGCCGGGTGAACGGTGGCGTTGGGGACCATGATCTGCATCGCCTTTTCCGTCAGCCCCGCGCAAAGAATATCGGTGGGCGTTATCAGAAGATTGGCGCTCAGTCCCGCCGCCACACCGGCAAAACCGGCCGCGATTCCCGCAAGGGGGTGGCGGTTCAGAGATTTAAACACCAGCCCTCCAAGGGGCGGAATGACGACGAACGTGGCGCTTCCGGCGATGTTTCCCATGACGCCGGCGAAAACCACGATGGTGGTCGTCAGGATCCTGGGAGCACCCGCAATGGCTTTTCTCAGAACGGCCCTCAAAAGTCCGGCCTCCTCGGCCAGCCCCAGACCGATCATCATCACCAGAACCGTTCCCAGAGGAGGGAAGCGGGTGAAGTTGTTCACCATGCTCTGGAGCATCCACCGGAAGCCCTCCGGCGTCGCCAGGTTTTTGACCACTTCTTCTTTTCCGTTGCCCGGGTTATGAAAGGTCATGCCGCCCATGTGCATGGAGACGAGGACGACGACGACAGTCAGAATAAGGAAAATATAAACCGGATGGGGCAACATATTGCCAACTCTTTCAATTGCGCCTAAAATACCCTTTTGCCGATTCTGCCGCTCACTCACAAAAAAACCTCCCTTATTGCTTTTTGAATATCATATTGAACATAGCATTGAATTTTACCTTATATTACGTGAAAGCGGCCAGATCAAACTGACGCCCAAAGACCGCAGAATGACCCTGAAAGGAAACCGGATATTCTTCCATCGTCCATATTTGCAATGAAGGAATAAAGCGTCAGCAACGCCGGCAGTGGGGCAAAAATCCCTGGCTCTTTTATAAACTTTATTTTATTTATACCACTGCTTTTATTTTTGCCTGGAAATTTACAAAACAGGATATAATGAGGTATATTGTTCCGGTCAGTTTTATTCCTGTTTTTTAGGAAACAGTGCAAAATCAGATTTATAAACTTTATTTTATATCAGGAGGGAAGCATCATGTCAAAAAAGTATCGAATGGTATTTTTT harbors:
- a CDS encoding type II toxin-antitoxin system RelB/DinJ family antitoxin translates to MSTVNINIRTDSDIKAQAQQIFETLGLDMTTAINLFLRQTVRERDLPFVLSAKPASVKKSRALAYGRGSMKGKMWVSDDFDAPIDDFKEYME
- a CDS encoding AbgT family transporter, with translation MSERQNRQKGILGAIERVGNMLPHPVYIFLILTVVVVLVSMHMGGMTFHNPGNGKEEVVKNLATPEGFRWMLQSMVNNFTRFPPLGTVLVMMIGLGLAEEAGLLRAVLRKAIAGAPRILTTTIVVFAGVMGNIAGSATFVVIPPLGGLVFKSLNRHPLAGIAAGFAGVAAGLSANLLITPTDILCAGLTEKAMQIMVPNATVHPAVNWYFMFLATIVLTVVGVFITEKLVEPSLGTYDGSGGEVRDEDTALMEVTEAERRGMRNALIVTLLYVCVIALMVVPADGILRDPKLKTIVPSPFLSSMVPILFLWFFLVALAYGITAGTIRNSGDVIKHMTESMKGFAGFIVLCFFAAQFVEYFSYTNLGLLLAVKGADYLQSSGFIGVPLIVAFIILAALINFLIGSASAKWAILAPIFVPMFMKLNFSPYLTQAAYRVADSVTNCVSPLEPFMPFIIICAQRYDKKAGLGTIISIMIPYAIFFMISWTLLLIGFYLLNLPLGPGAPVLL
- a CDS encoding TSUP family transporter codes for the protein MNFPGSEFVSLHTYLILCPMLFLASFVDSVAGGGGLISIPSWLAAGFPVHFAYGTNKFTSGAAALSSSIRYFRSGKISLPVACFAAAGALGGSWLGARLVLFLSDEVLRVTLLVLLPIVGTFTLLCRRNAPTEESPAMALAENAEAEKKRFLSFLIGLVIGAYEGFFGPGSGTFLILAFNFLLGMELLTACGTARLVNLAANLAALLTFVAESRVVWEVAVPCALFSIAGGRFGARCAITRGAKFVRPLMAFVMVLLFAKLLYDFCLKIKLI
- a CDS encoding type II toxin-antitoxin system VapC family toxin, giving the protein MKYLLDTHTVLWFFEDSKQLSEKAAGVIEDSDPDNGIVISVASLWEFTIKRSLGKLHFDGGVTNLYAMIETNGWTVLPIAQSHLESLSDLPPIHRDPFDRLLVATAKSERMSIVTTDRNIPRYGVPCVW
- a CDS encoding UvrD-helicase domain-containing protein, whose product is MSERKTDWLPLLLPEGTPEGQVRAVTCDDALITVGAGAGTGKTWVLSTRYARLLFSDSDCLPQNILTLTFTEAAAREMQERIRKRAFALMPLLSPENFSREERQALEEGFDETWISTIHSFAARLIRESGLALDVDPRSSVISDPQKEKFRENLKQALDALDLRTFVASCGSRNLLDAAERLESDPILIAALEKWQPDTLCNLAVNVTELHSSLGHSWQTLTEWAKGAEREDDPRAKSMSNALRDLLQPRWDEAWQLWRSVFGEFGGDILDARDAVLRKATGKGKSPVLALAMLLEKWGKDLRLDENASGDDPTAIERRRLFYTDLCENLSGGRSTLFGAIGERLGQSITSWKNAQKKWRELSKISPEAPLPEAERRLRAVLLRLSALAWESWDGMKRRRSLLSFTDMIRFAASSIGADERLKGFKHILIDEFQDTDPLQNSLIRDLQTKEGAKLFVVGDPKQAIYRFRHADLTLFADTVLQSRSSGSDITLNVSFRTRSSLLRPINSLFAHIWEKGLGAGERMSRLKFEPLDPPSAPHPNRDLSTVTPFTLLLAVRQGRSSRETRKRLARNLARIFTRWIEEGRTVWDGRNEVLRPVSWKDFAILTPTRGEYETLEDMFTKENIPVVFESNSSYFSRGEITDVVNTMRAAAFPSDETAFAGWLSSPFSGVSRSDATTCLNLHATTARMGEISLLDVVQERFPEAVERLEHLRRLGNLRGPSALLSSLLENRNWLAAFRRDQRLRVVSNVTKAISMAAGYESGVSPSLAGCTQWLDTALRNAQTSEEAPWMDPDADAVHVLTIHSSKGLEFPVVAVMAMDRGVGGKGNSATLAPSKTMGVVLSAIPDMMRNTDGMEAEEELPRSLKQERALSAQSELEESTRLFYVATTRARDALILCGAVSENKDGERSVKQDTWLEHTLDWLGREQGCDWQDLEGPPLVWAEDEEEGETGKTRSSGVTIRTFEKVEQNVPSPRLTLPDSEEISLSSLSATSYALFEWCPFAWRRRHRQGLDLRWEAPDEPGDVPGGSRLGTLAHWILAEWDLTPKGLEKWLDNSAAPLRLPADLRDTWRNARNREALRSWLMDLTRSEEGRLIAEAARSGSLRREAPFCVSIGGDAGHLYLVGAIDALWRDSRNQWFVRDYKITLSDNAPAELYRAQLGFYALVVKLLAKKQGLPFEGVDVGLVFLREGGRSGDARRFSKNDDWATMEEHIRLAAQTTVRGDWIPRREHCRFCPWKKGCGKTKK
- a CDS encoding M20 family metallopeptidase; the encoded protein is MLSEKDWRALFEEVEKLRDVLVKTSSKIWENPEIGHQEFMAADLLCGVLESNGFEVERNSGGMKTAFRGSFRSDKKGPTVAFIAEYDALPELGHACGHNLFCCSALGAAIALRGFLKETGGEVQVLGSPAEEGTVPNYGGKVTLLKKGYFERVDCAFTAHGENETVIERSLAATMALEVTFRGQPAHAGGSPEKGVNALTAGMLTLNNINAMRQHNLAGDIVNGVVVESSSMPNTIPDLCRMKFSIRGRTSANLKRVLKVVTNSVEAAALVTGCTFETKIPENFYEDTRPNHELGLVMAEALKVLGMPFRASDTRGYGWDAGNVSCVRPLLAPYFKIGPETLTGHTREFCEASNSEEAREAMLSAAKAMGAVALEYLVSEELREKVRREFETVTKG